In Ensifer canadensis, a genomic segment contains:
- a CDS encoding alpha-E domain-containing protein: MLGRTANGLYWMFRYIERAENSARLIDAGLRMALTRSGATEGDWDGVLQSAGVRELYDEVHEALTSIDAIDFLLRDRSNPSSVMSCIEAGRHNARMVRTALTRETWEATNECYLEMKAMLSRKARPTDMPEIIDTIKRRAGLIRGAFHGTMLRNEIFNFSRIGTFIERADNTARILDVKYYVLLPAVAAVGSSMDNVQWESILRSVSAHRAYGWVYDAELKPANIAHFLISNGRMPRSLAYCYEKIASNLGYLEREYGERHEAHETAERTLAALRSRSITDIMDQGLHEYLEDFISQNNLLGQEISDGYRFN; the protein is encoded by the coding sequence ATGTTGGGAAGAACTGCAAACGGTCTCTACTGGATGTTCCGCTACATCGAACGCGCCGAAAACAGCGCCCGGCTAATCGATGCCGGCCTGCGCATGGCGCTGACGCGCAGCGGCGCAACGGAAGGCGATTGGGACGGCGTGCTGCAAAGCGCTGGTGTGCGCGAACTCTACGACGAAGTGCACGAGGCGCTGACGAGCATCGATGCCATCGACTTCCTGCTGCGCGACCGCAGCAATCCATCGAGCGTGATGTCCTGCATCGAGGCGGGCCGCCACAACGCCCGCATGGTGCGCACGGCGCTGACGCGCGAGACGTGGGAAGCGACCAACGAATGCTACCTCGAGATGAAGGCGATGCTCTCCAGGAAAGCGCGTCCGACCGACATGCCGGAGATCATCGACACGATCAAGCGTCGCGCCGGCCTCATCCGCGGCGCCTTCCACGGCACGATGCTCAGGAACGAGATCTTCAATTTCTCACGCATCGGCACTTTCATCGAGCGGGCCGACAACACCGCGCGCATCCTCGACGTCAAATACTACGTACTGCTGCCGGCGGTCGCCGCCGTCGGCTCGTCGATGGACAATGTGCAGTGGGAATCGATCCTGCGCTCGGTCTCGGCCCACCGCGCCTACGGCTGGGTCTATGATGCCGAACTGAAGCCGGCGAATATCGCCCATTTCCTGATCTCCAACGGTCGCATGCCGCGTTCGCTTGCCTATTGCTATGAAAAGATCGCCAGCAACCTCGGCTATCTCGAGCGCGAATATGGCGAGCGCCACGAGGCGCACGAAACGGCGGAACGTACGCTGGCCGCGCTGCGCAGCCGCTCGATCACCGACATCATGGACCAGGGCCTGCACGAATATCTCGAGGATTTCATCAGCCAGAACAATCTTCTGGGACAGGAAATCTCCGACGGCTATCGTTTCAACTGA
- a CDS encoding transglutaminase family protein, producing MHLKISHTTEYHYDEPVQYALQRLRLTPITGVGQTVLGWQTLVDGAVMEVSYDDHFGNRVHLVSVDGDREAIRITASGEVHTEDRHGVLGPHQSYVPLWLYARETPLTKGGKLIRDLAKSAEGDTDLARMHALMAMIHEAVEYKAGETHAETAAEDALEAGHGVCQDHAHILISAARSLDMPARYISGYLMMEGQTEQTASHAWAEIHLPGLGWVGFDAANKICPDDRYVRIASGLCYRDAAPISGLIHGEANETLKVSVTVEQQAQSQSQTQSQ from the coding sequence ATGCACCTGAAAATCAGCCATACGACCGAATACCACTACGACGAGCCGGTGCAGTATGCGCTGCAGCGGCTGCGCCTGACGCCGATCACCGGGGTCGGCCAGACCGTGCTCGGCTGGCAGACGCTCGTCGACGGTGCTGTGATGGAGGTGAGCTACGACGATCACTTCGGCAATCGCGTCCATCTCGTCAGCGTCGATGGCGACCGCGAGGCGATCCGCATTACCGCCAGCGGCGAAGTCCACACCGAGGACCGCCACGGCGTCTTGGGCCCGCATCAGTCCTACGTCCCGCTTTGGCTTTATGCCCGCGAAACGCCTTTGACCAAGGGGGGCAAGCTGATCCGCGACCTGGCGAAATCGGCCGAGGGCGACACCGATCTTGCCCGCATGCATGCATTGATGGCGATGATCCATGAGGCGGTGGAGTACAAGGCCGGCGAAACCCACGCCGAGACGGCGGCCGAGGATGCGCTCGAGGCCGGCCACGGCGTCTGCCAGGACCATGCCCATATCCTGATCTCGGCGGCACGTTCGCTCGACATGCCGGCGCGCTACATCTCAGGCTACCTGATGATGGAAGGGCAAACGGAGCAGACAGCAAGCCACGCCTGGGCCGAGATCCATCTGCCGGGCCTCGGCTGGGTCGGCTTCGATGCCGCCAACAAGATCTGCCCGGATGACCGCTATGTGCGCATCGCCTCCGGCCTCTGCTACCGCGATGCGGCCCCGATATCGGGTCTGATCCATGGTGAGGCCAACGAGACGCTGAAGGTATCGGTGACCGTCGAGCAGCAGGCGCAAAGCCAGAGCCAGACGCAAAGCCAATAA
- a CDS encoding winged helix-turn-helix transcriptional regulator has translation MDNGFSTAMKMVAGKWKITILCELGTAPRRFGRLRQSIPAVSEKMLTQQLRELEADGLVNRKVYPGSPTKVVYSLTESGTALNAGAVGLCHWAEQFHLVPVPKGPPEPSPETP, from the coding sequence ATGGACAATGGTTTTTCGACAGCGATGAAGATGGTCGCCGGCAAGTGGAAGATAACTATCCTTTGCGAGCTCGGCACAGCGCCCCGTCGATTTGGCCGGCTGCGGCAGTCTATCCCTGCGGTCAGTGAAAAGATGCTGACGCAGCAATTGCGTGAACTGGAGGCCGACGGGCTTGTGAACCGAAAAGTCTATCCGGGTTCCCCGACCAAGGTCGTCTATTCACTGACGGAAAGCGGGACAGCGCTCAACGCTGGAGCGGTGGGGTTATGCCATTGGGCTGAGCAATTCCATCTCGTGCCTGTGCCTAAAGGTCCCCCAGAACCATCTCCTGAAACGCCGTAA
- a CDS encoding GMC family oxidoreductase, producing the protein MPANGSVLRTLNALDRIRIARGQRIRDALSYTRQRPYLVNGLTLPAELQQREELLNYRAWLEPCFIGQDTAKLQAMKEKLLAYREQRLHGVEAKSAVRAAGKEGLVSWTWLMHLVRPSSLLRSFRLLHIVEPEPEPESRVMLSNKKDRFGLPMVNLRWQLSAKTVDSVMRTITILGSELTKTGLGKLIVKPEELTGLEKPMWTWHHMGTTRMHVDPGQGVVDTQCKVHGTDNLFIAGSSVFPTAGNDTPTLTVVALAHRLADHLLQVVGG; encoded by the coding sequence GTGCCGGCCAATGGCAGTGTTCTGAGAACTCTCAACGCTCTTGATCGAATCCGGATCGCGCGCGGCCAGCGGATCCGCGATGCGTTGAGTTACACGCGACAGCGCCCGTATCTCGTCAACGGGCTGACGCTGCCGGCGGAATTGCAGCAGCGCGAGGAGCTTCTCAATTATCGAGCATGGCTCGAGCCATGCTTCATCGGCCAGGACACAGCCAAGCTGCAGGCGATGAAAGAGAAACTGCTCGCTTACAGGGAGCAGCGGCTGCATGGCGTGGAGGCGAAGTCGGCGGTCCGCGCGGCGGGCAAGGAGGGTCTGGTCAGTTGGACCTGGCTCATGCATCTCGTGCGGCCCTCAAGCCTTCTGCGTTCCTTTCGCCTGCTTCACATCGTGGAGCCGGAACCGGAACCGGAAAGCCGCGTCATGCTGTCGAACAAGAAGGACCGTTTCGGATTGCCGATGGTCAATCTGCGCTGGCAGCTTTCGGCCAAAACGGTCGATTCCGTCATGCGTACGATCACAATTTTAGGCAGCGAGTTGACGAAGACCGGCCTGGGCAAGCTGATCGTGAAACCAGAGGAATTGACCGGGCTCGAAAAGCCGATGTGGACCTGGCACCACATGGGCACGACACGGATGCACGTGGACCCCGGTCAAGGGGTCGTGGATACGCAATGCAAGGTCCACGGAACGGATAACCTTTTCATCGCTGGCAGTTCAGTTTTTCCGACGGCTGGAAATGATACGCCAACCCTTACCGTCGTGGCGCTCGCCCACCGCCTCGCCGACCATCTGCTGCAGGTGGTTGGCGGATAG
- the araD gene encoding L-arabinonate dehydratase, which yields MKKKAEWPRKLRSQEWFGGTGKNAIMHRSWMKNQGLPADTFDGRPIIGICNTWSELTPCNAHLRDLAERVKRGVYEAGGFPVEFPVFSVGESTLRPTAMMFRNLAAMDVEEAIRGNPVDGVVLLGGCDKTTPSLLMGAASVDIPVILVSGGPMLNGKWRGKDVGSGTAIWQFSEMVKSGEMSLAEFMDAEQGMARSAGSCMTMGTASTMASMAEALGMTLPGNAAIPAVDARRRVISQLSGRRIVDMVKEDLKPSDVLTRQAFENAIRVNGAVGGSTNAVLHLLALAGRIGVDLTLDDWDRLGRDVPTIVNLQPSGKHLMEEFYYAGGLPVVIKAVGEMGLLHKDALTVTGDTIWNGVKDVTNYNDDVIVPREKALTQSGGIAVLRGNLAPKGCVLKPSAASPHLMQHTGRAVVFESIEDYHARINRDDLDIDETCVMVLKYCGPKGYPGMAEVGNMGLPPKVLKKGITDMIRISDARMSGTAYGTVILHTAPEAADGGPLALVENGDMIAVDVPARTIRLDVSDDELARRRAAWVSPVKPQKGGYGGLYVNTVMQADTGADLDFLVGTRGSVVERDSH from the coding sequence ATGAAGAAGAAAGCTGAGTGGCCGCGCAAGCTGCGTTCGCAGGAATGGTTCGGTGGCACGGGGAAGAATGCCATCATGCATCGCTCCTGGATGAAGAACCAGGGTCTGCCCGCCGATACGTTCGACGGCCGGCCGATCATTGGCATCTGCAACACCTGGTCGGAACTGACGCCGTGCAACGCGCATCTGCGCGATCTCGCCGAGCGAGTGAAGCGCGGGGTCTACGAGGCGGGTGGTTTCCCGGTCGAATTCCCGGTGTTTTCCGTGGGCGAGAGCACGCTACGGCCGACGGCGATGATGTTCCGTAACCTCGCGGCCATGGATGTCGAAGAGGCGATCCGCGGCAATCCGGTCGATGGCGTCGTGCTGCTCGGCGGCTGTGACAAGACCACGCCGAGCCTGCTCATGGGGGCGGCGAGCGTCGACATCCCGGTCATTCTGGTCTCCGGCGGCCCGATGCTGAACGGCAAGTGGCGCGGCAAGGACGTCGGGTCCGGTACCGCCATCTGGCAGTTTTCCGAAATGGTGAAGTCCGGCGAGATGTCTCTGGCCGAATTCATGGATGCGGAGCAGGGCATGGCCCGTTCGGCCGGCAGTTGCATGACCATGGGCACGGCCTCGACCATGGCGTCGATGGCCGAAGCGCTCGGCATGACGCTGCCCGGCAATGCGGCAATTCCCGCTGTCGACGCCCGCCGGCGGGTGATCTCCCAGCTTTCCGGCCGCCGCATCGTCGACATGGTCAAGGAAGATCTGAAGCCGTCCGATGTCCTGACCAGGCAAGCCTTCGAAAACGCCATCCGCGTCAACGGTGCCGTCGGGGGCTCGACCAATGCCGTGCTGCATCTTCTGGCGCTCGCCGGTCGTATCGGCGTTGACCTGACGCTGGACGACTGGGACCGGCTTGGCCGCGACGTGCCGACGATCGTCAACCTGCAGCCGTCGGGCAAGCACCTGATGGAAGAGTTCTACTATGCAGGCGGTCTGCCGGTGGTCATTAAGGCGGTCGGCGAGATGGGCCTCCTCCACAAGGACGCCTTGACGGTTACCGGCGATACGATCTGGAACGGCGTCAAGGATGTCACCAACTACAATGACGATGTCATCGTGCCGCGCGAAAAGGCGTTGACGCAGTCGGGCGGCATCGCCGTGTTGCGCGGCAATCTGGCGCCCAAGGGCTGCGTACTGAAACCTTCGGCTGCGTCGCCGCACCTGATGCAGCACACGGGCCGCGCCGTCGTCTTCGAAAGCATCGAGGACTACCACGCCCGCATCAACCGCGACGATCTCGACATCGACGAGACCTGCGTCATGGTGCTGAAATACTGCGGCCCGAAGGGCTATCCCGGGATGGCCGAGGTCGGCAATATGGGGCTGCCGCCGAAGGTGCTGAAGAAGGGCATTACCGACATGATCCGCATTTCCGATGCGCGCATGTCGGGCACCGCCTATGGCACCGTCATCCTACACACCGCACCGGAAGCGGCGGACGGCGGCCCGCTGGCGCTGGTCGAGAACGGCGACATGATTGCGGTGGATGTTCCCGCCCGCACCATCCGGCTCGATGTTTCCGATGACGAACTGGCTCGGCGTCGGGCGGCGTGGGTTTCTCCGGTGAAGCCGCAAAAGGGCGGTTATGGCGGCCTTTACGTCAACACGGTGATGCAGGCCGACACCGGCGCCGACCTCGACTTCCTTGTCGGCACGCGCGGTTCTGTCGTCGAACGCGACAGCCACTAG
- a CDS encoding aldehyde dehydrogenase family protein yields the protein MTLHQNLIAGEWVGGDGVANINPSDTNDVIGEYARASAEDAKAAIAAAKAAFPAWSRFGILERHAILRKTADEILARKDELGRLLSREEGKTLAEGIGETVRAGQIFDFFAGEALRLAGEVIPSVRPDIGVEITREPVGVVGIITPWNFPIAIPAWKIAPALCYGNTIVFKPAELVPGCSWAIVDILHRAGLPKGVLNLVMGKGSVVGQTMLDSPDIQAITFTGSTGTGKRVALASVEHNRKYQLEMGGKNPFVVLDDADLSVAVEAAVNSAFFSTGQRCTASSRVIVTEGIHDRFVAAMGERMKGLTIDDALKAGTHIGPVVDQSQLNQDTDYIAIGKQEGAKLAFGGELLKRDTPGFYLQPALFTEATNQMRISREEIFGPVASVIRVKDYDEALAVANDTPFGLSSGIATTSLKHATHFKRNAEAGMVMVNLPTAGVDFHVPFGGRKGSSHGSREQGRYAAEFYTTVKTAYTLA from the coding sequence ATGACATTGCACCAAAACCTGATTGCCGGCGAATGGGTTGGCGGTGATGGCGTTGCCAATATCAATCCGTCCGACACCAACGACGTGATCGGGGAATATGCCCGCGCCTCGGCCGAGGATGCGAAGGCGGCGATTGCTGCGGCCAAGGCGGCCTTTCCGGCCTGGTCGCGCTTCGGCATCCTCGAGCGTCATGCGATCCTTCGAAAGACCGCCGACGAGATCCTGGCGCGCAAGGACGAGCTCGGGCGACTGTTGTCGCGCGAAGAGGGCAAGACGCTGGCGGAAGGCATCGGCGAGACCGTGCGCGCCGGCCAGATCTTTGACTTCTTTGCCGGTGAGGCGCTGCGATTGGCTGGCGAGGTCATCCCCTCGGTGCGCCCTGATATCGGCGTCGAGATCACCCGCGAGCCGGTCGGCGTCGTCGGCATCATCACGCCATGGAATTTCCCGATCGCCATTCCCGCCTGGAAGATCGCGCCGGCGCTCTGCTATGGCAACACCATCGTCTTCAAGCCGGCCGAACTGGTGCCCGGTTGCTCCTGGGCGATCGTCGATATTCTCCATCGCGCCGGCCTGCCGAAGGGCGTGCTGAACCTGGTGATGGGCAAGGGCTCGGTCGTCGGCCAGACGATGCTCGACAGCCCCGACATCCAGGCGATCACCTTTACCGGCTCGACCGGCACCGGCAAACGCGTGGCACTGGCCTCGGTCGAGCACAATCGCAAGTACCAGCTGGAGATGGGCGGCAAGAACCCGTTCGTGGTGCTCGACGACGCCGATCTTAGCGTTGCCGTCGAAGCCGCCGTCAACTCCGCCTTCTTCTCCACCGGCCAGCGTTGCACCGCGTCGTCGCGGGTGATCGTGACCGAAGGCATTCACGACCGGTTCGTGGCGGCGATGGGCGAGCGCATGAAGGGGCTCACCATCGACGATGCGCTGAAGGCCGGCACCCATATCGGCCCGGTGGTCGACCAGAGCCAGCTCAACCAGGACACCGACTACATCGCCATCGGCAAACAGGAAGGCGCCAAACTCGCCTTCGGCGGCGAGCTTTTGAAGCGTGACACGCCCGGCTTCTACCTGCAGCCGGCGCTGTTTACCGAGGCAACCAACCAGATGCGCATCTCGCGTGAAGAAATCTTCGGACCGGTCGCTTCGGTGATCCGGGTGAAGGATTATGACGAGGCGCTTGCCGTCGCCAACGACACGCCGTTCGGGCTGTCGTCGGGCATTGCCACCACCAGCCTGAAACATGCGACGCATTTCAAGCGCAATGCCGAGGCCGGCATGGTGATGGTCAACCTGCCGACCGCCGGCGTCGATTTCCACGTGCCCTTCGGTGGCCGCAAGGGCTCCTCCCATGGCTCGCGCGAGCAGGGTCGCTACGCCGCCGAATTCTACACAACCGTCAAGACCGCATACACCCTGGCTTAA
- the araD1 gene encoding AraD1 family protein translates to MLISQIRNEDGSTTVAVRAPGEVARAVNGAASVYALAMDAANAGRSLKDTIEAKGLGAAVDLEKAYAEGRLLPPITHPDPAHLHLTGTGLTHLGSAATRDAMHKKTTEAAEETLTDSMKMFRMGLEGGKPQPGETGVQPEWFYKGNGTSAVAPGSALVSPAFAEDGGEEPEMAGIYVISDKGMPFRIGFAVANEFSDHKTERVNYLWLAHSKLRQASFGPEIRVGAAPDDIRGTSRILRSGKVLWEKPFLSGEANMSHSFANLEHHHFKYGLFRQPGDIHVHMFGTATLSFGDGIRTEEGDVFEIEAAEFGLPLRNPLAIAAAEPVAIHQL, encoded by the coding sequence GTGCTGATTTCTCAGATCAGGAACGAAGACGGATCGACAACGGTCGCGGTACGCGCGCCGGGCGAGGTTGCCCGCGCAGTCAACGGCGCGGCGAGCGTCTATGCACTGGCGATGGACGCGGCCAATGCCGGGCGTAGCCTCAAGGACACGATCGAGGCAAAGGGTCTTGGTGCTGCCGTCGATCTCGAAAAGGCCTATGCCGAAGGCCGTCTTCTGCCGCCGATCACCCACCCCGACCCCGCGCACCTGCATCTGACCGGAACGGGGCTGACGCATCTTGGTTCAGCCGCGACCCGCGACGCCATGCACAAAAAGACGACCGAGGCGGCGGAGGAGACGCTGACCGACTCGATGAAGATGTTCCGCATGGGCCTTGAAGGCGGCAAGCCGCAACCGGGCGAAACCGGCGTGCAGCCGGAATGGTTCTACAAGGGTAACGGCACCTCCGCCGTCGCGCCCGGTTCGGCGCTCGTCTCTCCGGCCTTTGCCGAAGACGGTGGGGAGGAGCCGGAGATGGCCGGCATCTACGTGATCTCTGACAAGGGCATGCCGTTCCGTATCGGCTTTGCCGTCGCCAACGAGTTTTCCGATCACAAGACCGAGCGGGTCAACTATCTCTGGCTCGCGCATTCGAAGCTGCGCCAGGCGAGCTTCGGGCCGGAAATCCGCGTCGGCGCAGCACCCGACGATATCAGAGGCACCTCGCGTATCCTGCGGAGCGGCAAGGTTCTGTGGGAAAAGCCGTTCCTATCGGGCGAAGCCAACATGTCGCACAGCTTTGCCAACCTCGAGCATCACCATTTCAAATATGGCCTGTTCCGCCAGCCGGGGGACATCCACGTCCACATGTTCGGCACGGCGACGCTCTCCTTCGGCGATGGTATCCGCACGGAAGAGGGGGATGTCTTCGAGATCGAGGCTGCCGAATTCGGCCTTCCCTTGCGCAATCCGCTCGCAATCGCCGCCGCCGAACCGGTCGCCATACATCAGCTCTGA
- the mmsB gene encoding multiple monosaccharide ABC transporter permease: MVADTSTQPNKPSIGDYLKNNIREYGLLVALVVIMLFFQFVTNGVLFRPVNITNLVLQNSFIVIMALGMLLIIVAGHIDLSVGSIVAFIGAISAIMLVKWGLPAFVVIPACLVVGGIMGAAQGYWVAYQKIPSFIVTLAGMLVFRGLTYVVLGGRPIGPFPKEFQLLSTGFVPDFLYFLNPRPDLIQNMVALVAVLALVGYAIYAGVRNRRVNEQHGSENEPFVFFAIQMAVIAVVALFIGYQLSTYRGLPNVLIAMGVLIALYTFVTTRSTIGRRIYAMGGNVKAAKLSGINTERLTFYTFINMGVLAALAGMIITARLNSATPKAGQGFELDVIAACFIGGASASGGVGKIIGAVIGAFIMGVMNNGMSIMGIGIDYQQLIKGLVLLAAVFFDVYNKNKG, translated from the coding sequence ATGGTCGCCGATACGAGCACCCAACCGAACAAACCCTCGATCGGGGACTATCTCAAGAACAACATCCGCGAATACGGCCTCCTGGTCGCGCTCGTGGTCATCATGCTGTTCTTCCAGTTCGTCACCAACGGCGTGCTGTTCCGCCCGGTCAACATCACCAACCTGGTGCTGCAGAACTCGTTCATCGTCATCATGGCGCTGGGCATGCTGCTGATCATCGTCGCCGGACACATCGACCTTTCGGTCGGCTCGATCGTCGCCTTCATCGGGGCGATATCGGCGATCATGCTGGTCAAGTGGGGCCTGCCGGCCTTCGTCGTCATTCCTGCCTGTCTTGTTGTCGGCGGCATCATGGGGGCGGCGCAGGGTTACTGGGTCGCCTATCAGAAGATCCCGTCCTTCATCGTCACGCTTGCCGGCATGCTGGTCTTCCGCGGGCTCACCTACGTGGTGCTCGGCGGCCGGCCGATCGGTCCGTTCCCGAAGGAGTTTCAGCTGCTTTCGACAGGCTTCGTTCCGGATTTCCTCTACTTCCTCAATCCGAGGCCCGACCTCATCCAGAACATGGTGGCGCTGGTGGCGGTGCTGGCACTCGTCGGCTACGCCATCTATGCGGGCGTGCGCAATCGCCGGGTCAACGAGCAGCACGGTAGCGAAAACGAGCCCTTCGTCTTCTTCGCCATCCAGATGGCGGTCATCGCCGTCGTTGCGCTGTTCATCGGCTATCAGCTTTCGACCTATCGCGGCCTGCCCAACGTGCTGATTGCCATGGGCGTGCTGATCGCGCTCTATACCTTCGTCACCACGCGCTCGACGATCGGCCGTCGCATCTATGCCATGGGCGGCAACGTCAAGGCGGCGAAGCTCTCCGGCATCAACACCGAGCGGCTGACGTTCTACACCTTCATCAACATGGGTGTTCTGGCCGCACTTGCCGGCATGATCATCACCGCCCGCCTCAACTCGGCAACGCCGAAGGCCGGCCAAGGCTTTGAACTCGACGTGATTGCGGCCTGCTTCATCGGCGGCGCCTCAGCGTCCGGCGGCGTCGGCAAGATCATCGGCGCGGTGATCGGGGCCTTCATCATGGGCGTGATGAACAATGGCATGTCGATCATGGGCATCGGCATCGACTACCAGCAGCTGATCAAGGGTCTGGTGCTGCTCGCTGCCGTCTTCTTCGACGTCTACAACAAGAACAAGGGCTGA
- the mmsA gene encoding multiple monosaccharide ABC transporter ATP-binding protein, with translation MDNIILEMRGITKTFPGVKALDNVSFKVREGEIHALVGENGAGKSTLMKVLSGVYPAGTYDGEIYYDGEPRRFSTISDSEHLGIIIIHQELALVPLLSIAENIFLGNEIATNGVIHWPQTFARTQELLKKVGLSEPPATLITDIGVGKQQLVEIAKALSKKVRLLILDEPTASLNENDSDALLKLLMEFRAQGMTSIIISHKLNEIRKVADQITILRDGGTVETLDCQTEDIGEDRIIKGMVGRAMEDRYPPREPKIGETLLEVKNWNVFHQHHRDRQFLHDVNFTVRAGEVVGIAGLMGAGRTETAMSIFGKSWGHKITGDVLMRGKPVDVSTIPRAIDAGLAYVTEDRKQLGLVLINNIKENTTLSNLKAVASNGVIDDRKEVKVASDYRSKLRIRSHSIYQETVNLSGGNQQKVVLSKWLFTNPEVLILDEPTRGIDIGAKYEIYTIINQLAAEGKGIVMISSEMPELLGTCDRIYVMNEGRIVAELSKAEASQESIMRAIMRSGEKH, from the coding sequence ATGGACAATATCATTCTCGAAATGCGTGGCATCACCAAGACGTTTCCGGGCGTCAAGGCGCTGGACAATGTCAGCTTCAAGGTTCGCGAAGGTGAGATCCACGCTCTGGTCGGTGAAAACGGTGCCGGCAAATCGACGCTGATGAAGGTACTGAGCGGCGTCTATCCCGCCGGCACCTATGACGGCGAGATCTACTACGACGGCGAGCCTCGCCGCTTCTCGACCATCTCTGACAGCGAACATCTCGGCATCATCATCATCCACCAGGAACTGGCGCTGGTTCCGCTGCTGTCGATCGCCGAAAACATCTTTCTCGGCAACGAGATCGCCACCAATGGGGTGATCCATTGGCCGCAGACCTTTGCCCGCACGCAGGAACTTCTGAAAAAGGTGGGCCTGAGCGAGCCGCCCGCCACGCTGATCACTGACATCGGCGTCGGCAAGCAGCAGCTGGTCGAGATCGCCAAGGCGCTGTCGAAGAAGGTGCGGCTGCTGATCCTCGACGAACCGACCGCCTCGCTCAACGAAAACGATTCTGACGCGCTCTTGAAGCTCTTGATGGAGTTTCGCGCGCAGGGCATGACTTCGATCATCATTTCGCACAAGCTGAACGAGATCCGCAAGGTCGCCGACCAGATCACCATCCTGCGCGACGGCGGAACCGTTGAAACGCTCGACTGTCAGACCGAGGATATCGGCGAAGACCGGATCATCAAGGGCATGGTCGGTCGTGCGATGGAAGATCGTTACCCGCCGCGCGAGCCCAAGATCGGCGAGACGCTCTTGGAAGTGAAGAACTGGAACGTCTTCCACCAGCATCACCGCGACCGGCAGTTCCTGCACGACGTCAATTTTACCGTGCGCGCCGGCGAAGTCGTCGGCATCGCCGGCCTGATGGGGGCGGGGCGAACCGAAACGGCGATGAGCATCTTCGGCAAGTCCTGGGGGCACAAGATCACCGGCGACGTCCTGATGCGCGGCAAGCCGGTCGACGTCAGCACCATCCCCCGCGCCATCGACGCTGGTCTCGCCTATGTCACCGAAGACCGCAAGCAACTGGGTCTCGTGCTGATCAACAACATCAAGGAGAACACCACGCTCTCCAACCTGAAGGCGGTGGCGTCCAACGGCGTCATCGACGATCGCAAGGAGGTCAAGGTCGCCTCCGACTATCGTTCGAAGCTGCGCATCCGCTCGCACTCGATCTATCAGGAAACGGTCAATCTTTCCGGCGGCAATCAGCAGAAGGTGGTGCTGTCGAAGTGGCTGTTCACCAATCCGGAAGTCCTCATCCTCGACGAGCCGACACGCGGTATCGATATCGGCGCGAAGTATGAGATCTACACCATCATCAACCAGCTTGCAGCCGAGGGCAAAGGCATCGTGATGATTTCATCGGAGATGCCGGAACTGCTTGGAACCTGCGACCGCATCTACGTCATGAACGAGGGCCGCATCGTCGCCGAGCTTTCAAAGGCCGAAGCGAGCCAGGAATCCATCATGCGTGCCATCATGCGTTCAGGGGAGAAACACTAA